The nucleotide window atactagctgggttcttaacccactgagccacaacggaaactccctataaagtctcttttcttccctctcaccAACCATCAAGTCTATCTCtccactttactttttttttttttccacttaacagttcactggcctataccacagccacagaatgccagatccaagccatgtctgcaacctacaccacagttcatggcaacaccagctccttaacccactaatgaggccagggatcgaagctgcatcttcatggatactaagtgggttcttaacccgctgagccacaacaggaacttctcacatgtttaattttttttttttgtctttttagggcctcacccaaggcatatggaggttcccaggctaggggtctaattggagctgtagctgccggcctacgccagagccacagctacttgggatcccagccacatcttcgacctacaccgcaactcctagcgacgccggattcttaaccaatccactgagcaaggccagggatcgaacccgcatcctcatggatcctagtcagaattgtttctgctgagccatgacgggaactccatttttcgaTGAGTCTTTTAATTGGAGGATAAGTTCCCAGAAGTGGGCCACCCAGGCAAATGGGTATGTGCACTTGTCGGTTTCATGCACACTGCCAAGTCGCCCTCCATAAGGGAGTGCCAGCATCCTCCCACTGGCAGAGGAAGAGAGGGGCCACCACACAGCCTTGCCTCAGggcctttttcctcttctttctagaTGCGAGCCACCCCTCTGGCTGTTTCCACTGGAGCCCCTTCCAGGAAGAAGCGGTTAGAGTTGGATGATGACCTAGACCCTGAGTGTCCCACCCGGAAACAAGCTCGAAGTGAGCCCCAGCCCAGGCCGACCCCCTGTCCACTGCCTCTGAGCCCACCTCCTGCTCCAACCCACACCCCTGCTGTGACCGCCACCTCCAGGCTTGGACCCTATGTGCTCCTAGAGCCCGAGGAAGGCAGCCAGACCTACCGGGCCCTGCACTGCCCCACAGGCACCGAGTACATCTGCAAGGTACATGTCCCAGGGGGCACTCTGGTACATGCATCATAGGGGGCCGGGCAAGGGCCTTGGTTCTAAAGGATTGCCTGGGCTGAGGGATCCTGATATTAATTTAGTTCTGTGTTTATTAAGGAAGGAACCAGTGAGTCCTCAACTCTCTGTCAAGCCCCAGGCTAGACTGAAACTAGAGAAGTTAACCAGATGGGTCCAGCCCTGGGGCATTCTCAGCTTAGGCCCCACAGTGTGATAAATGTTGCCAGGGTGGAGCTTATGGGCCAAGAGAGCACGGAGAAGCCTCTAGTATATTCAAAGGCAGAGTTAGAAAAGGCTGAGTGGGAGTTagccagagagaggcaggagaagggagtTCCGGGCAGGGGAAACAGCTGTGCAGAGGCCTAGGGGAGTGAGGGCGTGGCACCTCATCGAATTAAAAgaacttcataaaaaaaaaaattaaaaaacaaaacaaggagttcccgtcgtggctcagtggttaacgaatccgactaggaaccatgaggttgcaggttctatccctggccttgctcaatgcgttaaggatccggctcagatctggcattgctgtggctgttaagctccgattggacccctagcctgggaacctccatatgccatgggtgcagccctagaaaagacaaaaaaaaatagtaataataataaaaggagttccctttgtggctcagcggtaatgaacccgactagtatctgcgaggatgtgggttccatccctggcctggctcagtgggttacggatccggtgttgctgtggctatggcataggctggcagctgcagctccaattcaactcctacatatgctgtgggtgcggccctaaaaagcaaaaaaaaaaacttcatggagttccctggtggctcaaaggattaaggatctggccttgtcactgctgtggcttgggtcacagctctggcacaagttcagtccctggcccaggaacatccacatgccacaggcatagccaaaaaaaaaaaaaaaaagaaggacttcATTatggttgggggtggaggggggttaCAGAACAGACCAGGAGATGACAGTTAGCAGTCACTGGCTGTAAAAGCCTTGAGAAGGAGCCCTCACTAGGCTGTGGGGAGCCACTGAAAGTATTTACATAGGGAAGGGCAAGATATGGTAGAACTCTTGGGACCCCAGAGGTCATTGGGCCTACTCAggaccattttacagatggagagacTGAGGTCAAGAGAGGAGACAGGCCATGAAGCCACATGGCATCGGACCTGGATCCTAGGGCAAGGTCCAGGGTTCCTGACAGAAATCAGGGTTCTTGGAAGAATCCAGGAAACAGGCAGGGGCAAGTGAGTCATGCAGGACATTGCCAGGCCAGAGCCTGCAAGGACAGGGATGAGAACGCATAATAGTAGGTACTTACTGTGCCCCTGGGAACTGTGTTGCTTGTGTAGTCTGCATCATCTCCTCTAATCTTCACACAGTCATGAGGTGGTTCCTCTTATTGGGCCCATTTGATGGCTAGGGGACAGGCTCTGAGGCACAGAAAGCTGTGGTTACTGGCCACATCACGGAGCCAAGAGGTGTCATGGCTGAGACCGGATCCTGCCTTAGGGCCTTTTTACTGCTATGCCTCCTGCCTGAAAAGGTGATTCCTCAGGTGCCTCAATCATTCAGGTCCCCTCCCCAGAGTCCCTTCTAGACTACACTTTCTCAAATAGGTGCTCCTTCCAAAATATTCTGTCATCTAGCATTCCTTTGCACTGCTTACCAGAATTTGTAAATATCTAGTTTTGTGGCTCCTTTGCTGTCTCATGTATTGGACTGTGGGCACCAGGAGAACAGGGACCACTGCTGTCAGTCAGGTGAGCCAGCGCCCGGTGGCTGGCACAGGTTGGCATTCAATTGCCTGCTTGCGGAATGAAGGAAAGGGTGGGTGGGCAGTGGATTCTAGAGAATGGTAACTATGGTGGTGATCAGCATTCCCCTGCTTTGGGGGTTATTTTTCTTTGGGTTACCTGTTATTTTTGAATTATCTGAAGTTGAAGGCCATCTAAGGTCGCAGTTAAGAGCAcagatgacaggagttcccgtctcggctcagtggttgacgaattcatctaggaaccatgaggttgtgggttcgatccctggccttgctcagtgggttaaggatccagcattgccgtgagctgtggtgtaggtcgcagacgcggcttggatcccctattgctgtggctctggcgaaggccggtggctacagctccgattcgacccctagcctgggaacctccatgtgccactggagcagccctagaaaaggcaaaaagacaaaaaaaaaagaaaaaaaagaaagaaagaaaagaaaagaaagaaagaaggcgcAGATGACAGAGGACatagattcaaatcccagctctgccctttgcGGGCTGCTTGGCCCTCTTTGGTCAGGGTTGAGTGAAGTGAGGCTGCAGCGCTCAGCACAGGGCACCGTGGTGTCCCCAAGGCTGGCCTGCCCGCCACCACCCCGTTGTCCCCACCTGCGTTCACGCCTTGCTCGGGTCCACAGGTATACCCGGCCTGCGAGGCCCTGGCGGTGCTGGAGCCCTACTCGCGACTGCCCCGCCACCCGCACGTGGCCCGGCCGTCGGAGGTCCTGGCGGGCACGCGGCAGCTCTACGCCTTCTTCCCGCGGCCACATGGGGACATGCACAGCCTGGTGCGCCTCCGGCGTCGCCTGCCCGAGCCGGAGGCCGCCGCGCTCTTCCGCCAGATGGCCTCCGCCCTGGCGCACTGCCACCAGCACGGGCTCGTCCTGCGGGACCTCAAGCTGCGGCGCTTCGTCTTTAGCGACCGGGACAGGTGAGTGTGGCCACGGAGAAAGCCTCTCAGTGTCGACTTGACTGATGTTCTGGTCATGGTTAGACGGAGGTGATGCATTTGGGGCAAGAACATGGCAGAAGCCATAGGGCCTCCTCGGCCCACTGTATCCGGAGATACAGGAAGCTGATACCCATCTCTGTGACAGAACCTCAATCTCTAGTAAGGTGTGGAGTTTCTCCCCTTGgaagtttcctcatttatttcctAATTACAAGTAATGAATTACTGGCTTGAGGGACATGGAGGCTTTGCTTGTGGATGGATATTCTATTTCTCCTCAAACTTTCACTCACTAATTTCAGTGCCGTCCATTCTGCCTGTAGCAGTTATTCACATGATGTCTAAGGGtggttttctatttccttctacATTTCATACAGAAATGAACATGTTTTTAGTAAGaagtaaaatgtaaattttataacGATGTTTAAGCTAATAATACTCAGCTTCAGGTAATTTTGAGTTTAGGGTAAGTTCAATGCCCCAGACTTCCCAGAAGTGAGCGAAGTGctttctggagttcttgttgtggctgcggtaacaaatctgactcatgtccatgaggatgtgggttcgatcccttggcctcactcagtgggttaaggatctggcgttgctgtgagctgtggtaccaGATGCAGCTGGgcccctcattgctgtgactgtgggtagaccagcagctgtagctcctattagacctctagccttggaaactgcatatgctgcgggtgtggcccttaaaaaaaaaaaaaaagtgctttcttctcttttcaaggCAATAGTTTGAGAAGCACCACTGGTAGATGAGGGACagtggagtcagacagacctgggttcaaattctgtttctcccttttttttttttttttttttttgccaagcctgcggcatgtgcaagttctgggaccagggacagaacagaactgagccacagccgtgacaactgcctgatccttacccactgcaccaccagaaaactcctggttctatttttttaacttgctcTTTGGCCTTGAGCAGTGGCTTCACCGGCCTGAGCCTTGATCTCTTGGTCTGTAAAATGAGCCAATAA belongs to Phacochoerus africanus isolate WHEZ1 chromosome 3, ROS_Pafr_v1, whole genome shotgun sequence and includes:
- the TRIB3 gene encoding tribbles homolog 3 gives rise to the protein MRATPLAVSTGAPSRKKRLELDDDLDPECPTRKQARSEPQPRPTPCPLPLSPPPAPTHTPAVTATSRLGPYVLLEPEEGSQTYRALHCPTGTEYICKVYPACEALAVLEPYSRLPRHPHVARPSEVLAGTRQLYAFFPRPHGDMHSLVRLRRRLPEPEAAALFRQMASALAHCHQHGLVLRDLKLRRFVFSDRDRTKLVLENLDDACVLTGPDDSLWDKHACPAYVGPEILSSRASYSGKAADVWSLGVALFTMLAGHYPFQDSEPVLLFGKIRRGAFALPEGLSAPARCLVRCLLRREPAERLTAPGILLHPWLRQNAVPTAPSSSRLREADQVVPEGPGLEEAEEAEEAERDVGLYG